One segment of Triticum aestivum cultivar Chinese Spring chromosome 2A, IWGSC CS RefSeq v2.1, whole genome shotgun sequence DNA contains the following:
- the LOC123188441 gene encoding trafficking protein particle complex subunit 5 gives MISVGKTKQYANVLDKPLSRGRQEVSLSAFAFLFSEVVQYNQTQVDNIADLERRLEDAGYAVGARVLELLCHREKGNRRETRLLGILSFIHSTVWKVLFGKVADSLEKGTEHEDEYMISEKELLVNRFISVPKDMGAFNCGAFVAGIVRGVLDNAGFPAVVTAHFVPIEGQQRPRTTILIKFAEEVLRRESRLG, from the exons ATGATCAGTGTTGGGAAGACGAAGCAGTATGCAAACGTTCTTGACAAGCCCCTCAGCCGAGGCAGACAGGAG GTCAGTTTGAGTGCATTCGCATTCTTGTTCTCGGAGGTGGTTCAATACAACCAGACACAAGTTGACAACATTGCTGACCTGGAACGAAG GCTGGAGGACGCTGGTTATGCTGTTGGTGCTAGAGTTCTTGAACTGCTGTGTCACAGGGAGAAG GGGAATAGACGAGAGACTCGACTGCTGGGGATTTTATCATTCATTCACAGCACTGTATGGAAAGTACTGTTCGGAAAG GTGGCTGACTCGCTTGAGAAAGGAACAGAACATGAGGATGAATACATGATTAGTGAAAAGGAGCTTCTTGTTAACCG GTTCATTTCCGTGCCGAAAGACATGGGGGCATTCAACTGTGGAGCTTTTGTTGCAGGGATTGTAAGG GGCGTATTGGACAATGCTGGTTTTCCAGCGGTAGTTACGGCACATTTTGTGCCAATTGAAGGCCAGCAGAGGCCCAGGACAACAATCTTGATTAAATTTGCTGAAGAG GTTTTACGTCGGGAATCAAGACTTGGCTGA